The stretch of DNA ATTTACTAGAATTAATAATCTCTAACGCAATTAGACTACCCATCCTACCTGCAGCACCAACTACACATATATTCATTGTAACCTCCTAATTTACTGTGTTAATCTTTAATGAGTGTAAAACATCCTTTAATATTTTTGTATTATCCTCTGATAGTGGAGTTAAAGGTAATCTGATCTCATCTTCAATAAGCCCCATTAGGTACATTGCTTTTTTAACTGGTATAGGGTTTGTTTCAAGGAATAAAACTTTAAACAGGTCTAGTAGTTCGTAATGAATTTTTCTTGCATTTATGAAATCATTAGCCTTAATGTATTCACACATCTGCGCCATTTTAGCTGGTACAACATTAGATGCTACAGATATAACACCATTAGCGCCTAAGCATAATAAAGGAAAGGTTAGAGAGTCTTCACCTGATAGCAGACAGAAGTCATCAGGGGTATTCTTTATAATCTTTGCAGCTTGGTCTAGTGATAGGCTTGCTTCTTTTACACCTATTATATTTTTTATATGTGAGAGATTTATAATTGTATCAGGTAATATATTACAGGCTGTCCTTCCTGGAATATTGTAAATTATTAAAGGCAGATCAACATGTTCTGCGATATATTTGTAATGTTCAAATAACCCCTTTTGGGTTGGTTTATTGTAGTAAGGGGCTATAATAAGTACAGCATCTGCACCAGCTTTTCTTGCGTGCTCTGTGAGATATACAGTTTCATGTGTGCTATTTGAGCCAGTACCAGCTATGACTGGAATTCTCTTCTTTGTTTGGTCAATTACTATATCAATAACTTTGCAGTGTTCTTCATATGTTAGTGTTGCTGATTCGCCAGTAGTTCCACAGGGTATTATTCCTTTTGTTCCATTTTCTATCTGGAATTCTACAAGTTTTCTTAAGCTTTCTTCATCAACTTTATCATTTTTAAAGGGTGTTACAATTGCAACACAAGCACCTTCATACATAGGAACCTCCTAATTTTATATTTTAATAAGTATATGCTTCATGATTAAATTTGCCTTTACAGACAATTCGTGCTTCAGCTTGTATATAATATTTTCCATTATTTTTTAACACTATAAGAGAAGTGCCACCTTTTGTCAAAACAGTAATTGGGTATTTTGTAAATTTATGTGATGATATTATTGCGCAGGCCAAAGCACCAGTTCCACAAGCTAATGTCTCATTCTCTACGCCTCTTTCATAGGTTCTTATCTTTATTGTGTTCTCATCTACTATTTCACAAATATTTACATTAGTACCCCTTGGCTTAAATAAGCTATTGTATCTTATGCTCCTACCTAAGTTTATTAAATCAACATTTTCTATATTTTCTTCAAAAATTATAACATGGGGAACACCTGTATTAATAGATGAGATTGCAATATCTTTATCATCCAAGGTAATTTTATAGTCAAGTTTTAACATTTTAGGAGGAGGTAACTCAGTTTTTATAGTATAATCGTCAATTACCTCAGAATTGATAATGCCTGAAAGTGTTTCAATTGTTAATCTTTTTGATGTAATATTGTTTAAATATGCAAATTTGCTTACACACCTAGCTGCATTGCCGCACATTTCAGCTATAGATCCATCAGAATTGTAGAATTCCCATGCAATATCTGCCACCTTCGATTGCTTGATTATAACAACACCATCAGCACCTATTGACAAACCTCTTTTACATAATTTTGATATGTATTTTTTAAAGGGAAAATTATTATAACTGTTATCTATATTATTAATAATGATAAAGTCATTACCAGCGCCGCTCATTTTCCAGAATTTAATCTCTTTCATAGCAATATTCACTAGTTTTTATATGTAGTTTCATTTTTTAATATGCACTTTTTGGCAATAAAAACCCATTGAAGATTCTTTCTATTTATATCCTATAAAATAATCTTTTCTAATGATTTATTTAGCATTTTTGCACTAAAAAGTAAATGTGAACTTCTTATGTAGATTATATCACTATAAATTATTAAAAGATAATTTTTTTAAATAAGTTTTTCTGTGCACAATAGATGGACCATATTTCCTTAAGGCCTCTATATGTTTTTTTGTGCCATAACCTTTATTTTTATTAAAACCATAATTTGGGAATAATCTATCTAACTGATCTAACAATCTATCCCTTGTAACTTTTGCTATAATTGAAGCTGCTGCAACTTGAATATATTTATCTTCAGCCTTATTAATACTTATATTTTTTACATCTAATTTTGATAATAACAGAGCATCTATAACAACTAGGCTATAAGGTTGTTTTAGCTGATTTAGTGCAATATACATTGCCTGTTTTGTTGCCCTATGTATATTTATTTTATCAATAATTTTAGGACACACAATACCTATCCCATAATCGATTACATTTTTCATTAAAAAATTAAAGGCTTCTTCCCTTTTTTTAATAGATAGTTTTTTAGAGTCAATAACTAATGTTGAGTTGAAGTCAGTGGGTAATATTGTGGCACATGCCAAAACTGGTCCAGCTAAAGCACCCCTACCCACCTCATCTACACCGGCTAAATTCATTTAAATATTAATTTATTTATACCCATATTCTCCAATTAGCGGAACAAATATACAGCTAAAATAGGAATATTCCTTTATTTTATTTTTTGTCTTTACATATTTAGTAAGTTTTTGAGCAAATCTATCTCCAATTGGGGCTACTATCGCACCATTATCTTTTAATTGATCGAATATTATATCTCCTATATACGGGGTTGCTGCTGTATATAATATTTTATCATAGGGAGCATTTTCAGGATAGCCTTTTGATCCATCGCCAACTATAACTTTAACATTATCTATCCCTAATCTTTCTAAATTATTTCTTGCGTATTCAGCTAATTCCTTAATCCTTTCAATGGTATACACATATTTACACAACTTGGAGGCAATAGCTGCTTGGTAACCTGAGCCAGCCCCTATCTCCAGTAAGATTTCATCACTATTTAAGTTTAGTAATTCAGTCATTGCCGCAACCATATATGGTTGTGATATAGTTTGCCCAAAACCTATTGAGAGGGGTCCGTCCTCATAGGCATATTTTTTTAAATTATCAGGAACAAATTCTTCCCTTGGTATCTCAAGAAAGGCTTTTAATACTTTTTTATCATTGATACCTCTTGATATAAGCTGTACTTTAACCATCTTTTCTCTTAAATCTTTAAAATTATCA from Deferribacterota bacterium encodes:
- the dapA gene encoding 4-hydroxy-tetrahydrodipicolinate synthase, whose protein sequence is MYEGACVAIVTPFKNDKVDEESLRKLVEFQIENGTKGIIPCGTTGESATLTYEEHCKVIDIVIDQTKKRIPVIAGTGSNSTHETVYLTEHARKAGADAVLIIAPYYNKPTQKGLFEHYKYIAEHVDLPLIIYNIPGRTACNILPDTIINLSHIKNIIGVKEASLSLDQAAKIIKNTPDDFCLLSGEDSLTFPLLCLGANGVISVASNVVPAKMAQMCEYIKANDFINARKIHYELLDLFKVLFLETNPIPVKKAMYLMGLIEDEIRLPLTPLSEDNTKILKDVLHSLKINTVN
- the dapF gene encoding diaminopimelate epimerase, giving the protein MKEIKFWKMSGAGNDFIIINNIDNSYNNFPFKKYISKLCKRGLSIGADGVVIIKQSKVADIAWEFYNSDGSIAEMCGNAARCVSKFAYLNNITSKRLTIETLSGIINSEVIDDYTIKTELPPPKMLKLDYKITLDDKDIAISSINTGVPHVIIFEENIENVDLINLGRSIRYNSLFKPRGTNVNICEIVDENTIKIRTYERGVENETLACGTGALACAIISSHKFTKYPITVLTKGGTSLIVLKNNGKYYIQAEARIVCKGKFNHEAYTY
- a CDS encoding ribonuclease HII is translated as MNLAGVDEVGRGALAGPVLACATILPTDFNSTLVIDSKKLSIKKREEAFNFLMKNVIDYGIGIVCPKIIDKINIHRATKQAMYIALNQLKQPYSLVVIDALLLSKLDVKNISINKAEDKYIQVAAASIIAKVTRDRLLDQLDRLFPNYGFNKNKGYGTKKHIEALRKYGPSIVHRKTYLKKLSFNNL
- a CDS encoding protein-L-isoaspartate(D-aspartate) O-methyltransferase, coding for MNDNFKDLREKMVKVQLISRGINDKKVLKAFLEIPREEFVPDNLKKYAYEDGPLSIGFGQTISQPYMVAAMTELLNLNSDEILLEIGAGSGYQAAIASKLCKYVYTIERIKELAEYARNNLERLGIDNVKVIVGDGSKGYPENAPYDKILYTAATPYIGDIIFDQLKDNGAIVAPIGDRFAQKLTKYVKTKNKIKEYSYFSCIFVPLIGEYGYK